In the genome of Polaribacter atrinae, one region contains:
- a CDS encoding proline dehydrogenase family protein, which produces MKLFDNTEVAFALKSDSQLERAYFLFKMIQNEPMVRIGSAVTNFALKVHLPVEGLIRSTVFDHFCGGVTEDDCLPIIDNMYNNGNVHSVLDYSVEGQDKEVSFDGALEKILKILNFCEEKESIPYAVFKPSGFGRFGLFQKISEEKELTTEEKEEWNRVVARFHKVCKLALQKDVPLLIDAEESWMQKAADELIEELMETYNKEKAIVFNTLQMYKHDRMDYLKALHEKAKLKGFHIGMKVVRGAYMEKERERAEEKGYPSPICKDKQATDLNYDTCIKYMMDNSRMALFAGTHNEDSSYLLMDLAKKYEIKENDNRLWFGQLFGMSDHISYNLANQGYNVAKYLPFGPVRDVMPYLIRRAEENTSVSGQTSRELNLLKTERKRRKL; this is translated from the coding sequence TTTGCTTTAAAGTCAGATTCTCAATTAGAACGCGCTTATTTTTTATTTAAGATGATACAAAACGAACCAATGGTAAGAATTGGTAGTGCGGTTACTAATTTTGCTTTAAAAGTACATTTGCCGGTAGAAGGGCTTATACGTTCTACGGTTTTCGACCATTTTTGTGGAGGTGTAACAGAAGATGATTGTTTGCCAATTATAGATAATATGTACAATAACGGTAATGTACATAGTGTTTTAGATTATTCTGTAGAAGGGCAAGACAAAGAAGTAAGTTTTGATGGAGCTTTAGAAAAGATCTTAAAAATTCTTAACTTCTGCGAAGAAAAGGAATCGATTCCTTATGCGGTTTTTAAGCCTTCTGGTTTTGGTCGTTTTGGATTGTTTCAAAAAATATCCGAAGAAAAAGAGTTAACAACAGAAGAAAAAGAAGAGTGGAATAGGGTGGTAGCACGTTTTCATAAAGTGTGTAAATTAGCGCTTCAAAAAGATGTTCCTTTATTAATTGATGCAGAAGAAAGCTGGATGCAAAAAGCTGCAGACGAATTGATAGAAGAGCTAATGGAGACTTATAATAAAGAAAAAGCCATCGTTTTTAATACATTACAAATGTATAAACACGACAGAATGGACTATCTAAAAGCGTTGCATGAAAAAGCAAAACTAAAAGGATTTCATATTGGTATGAAAGTCGTTAGAGGTGCTTATATGGAGAAGGAACGAGAAAGAGCCGAAGAAAAAGGATATCCATCTCCTATATGTAAAGACAAACAAGCTACTGACCTCAATTATGATACGTGTATTAAATACATGATGGATAACTCAAGAATGGCCTTATTTGCAGGGACACACAATGAAGATAGCTCTTATTTGTTAATGGATTTAGCTAAAAAATATGAGATTAAAGAAAACGATAACCGTCTTTGGTTTGGACAGTTATTCGGTATGAGCGATCATATTAGTTACAATTTAGCCAACCAAGGTTATAATGTGGCAAAGTACCTTCCTTTTGGTCCTGTAAGAGATGTAATGCCTTATTTAATTAGAAGGGCAGAAGAAAATACATCGGTTTCCGGACAAACAAGTAGAGAGTTAAATCTGTTAAAAACAGAAAGAAAGAGAAGAAAATTATAA
- a CDS encoding LETM1 domain-containing protein yields the protein MTSIEEIKLLIYRNKLRLAQELRQSKEAVFLIKKATHTNLSPVEKEKIKIQLLDICKAIPALAVFLLPGGALLLPLLIKLIPDILPSAFKDDLPNDKKQA from the coding sequence ATGACGAGCATCGAAGAAATAAAATTATTAATTTATAGAAATAAGCTTAGGCTTGCTCAAGAATTAAGACAAAGTAAAGAAGCTGTTTTTTTAATTAAGAAAGCTACTCATACTAATTTATCACCGGTAGAAAAAGAGAAAATTAAAATACAGTTACTAGATATTTGCAAAGCAATACCCGCATTGGCGGTCTTTTTATTACCTGGAGGAGCATTGTTGTTACCGCTTTTAATAAAATTGATTCCAGATATTTTACCTTCTGCATTTAAAGATGATTTGCCAAATGATAAAAAACAGGCTTAA